A single Wolbachia endosymbiont (group A) of Bibio marci DNA region contains:
- the tsaD gene encoding tRNA (adenosine(37)-N6)-threonylcarbamoyltransferase complex transferase subunit TsaD, which produces MKTILAVETSCDETAVAIVNSDKQVLAHEILSQAEHKKRGGVIPEIASRAHMEHLSGLIKSAVEKSNLNFRDLDAIAATSGPGLIGGLIVGTMMAKAIAHVAQKPFIAVNHLEAHALVIRLLHEVKFPFLVLLISGGHCQFLIAQDVGKYIKLGKTLDDSLGEAFDKVAKMLGLSYPGGPLIEKLAKKGNGARFKLPRAMIKRSGCNFSFSGIKTAVKNLVQKLEISEQNVCDVCASFQECISDILLDRVSNAIIMAESLNIKINDFVITGGVAANNFLREKLKKHTNLNIFFPPNNLCTDNAVMVGWAGIEMLRKNYIDSLNFAPRPKWELESY; this is translated from the coding sequence ATGAAAACCATTTTAGCTGTTGAAACAAGCTGCGACGAAACTGCAGTAGCGATTGTAAATAGTGACAAGCAAGTCCTTGCTCACGAAATTCTCTCCCAAGCAGAACACAAAAAACGCGGTGGCGTAATCCCTGAGATAGCGTCACGTGCTCATATGGAGCATTTAAGTGGTCTAATAAAAAGCGCTGTAGAAAAATCTAACCTCAATTTTCGCGATTTGGACGCGATTGCAGCAACATCAGGACCAGGACTCATAGGTGGACTAATAGTTGGTACAATGATGGCTAAAGCAATTGCGCATGTAGCACAAAAACCGTTTATTGCAGTGAATCACTTAGAAGCGCATGCATTGGTTATTAGGTTACTGCATGAGGTAAAATTTCCATTTTTAGTCCTACTAATATCAGGTGGTCACTGTCAATTTTTAATTGCACAGGATGTAGGTAAATATATTAAACTCGGGAAGACACTCGATGACTCGTTAGGAGAAGCATTTGATAAAGTTGCTAAGATGCTGGGTTTAAGCTATCCCGGAGGACCATTAATTGAAAAGTTAGCTAAAAAAGGCAATGGTGCAAGATTTAAACTGCCAAGGGCAATGATAAAACGTTCTGGATGTAATTTTTCGTTTTCTGGAATCAAGACAGCAGTAAAAAACTTAGTGCAGAAACTCGAAATAAGCGAGCAAAATGTGTGTGATGTATGTGCTTCATTTCAAGAGTGTATTAGTGACATACTGCTGGACAGGGTTAGTAATGCGATTATTATGGCCGAATCTTTAAATATCAAAATCAATGACTTTGTGATTACCGGCGGAGTTGCAGCAAATAATTTCTTGAGAGAAAAATTGAAAAAACACACAAACTTAAATATATTTTTTCCCCCTAATAACCTATGTACAGATAATGCAGTGATGGTTGGATGGGCAGGAATTGAAATGTTAAGGAAAAACTATATCGATTCTCTCAATTTTGCACCAAGGCCAAAGTGGGAGTTGGAGAGTTATTAA
- a CDS encoding alpha/beta hydrolase, producing MDYCKLFDGNNGHIAYRKLQGKKASVVFFGGFASNMNGTKATAIYKFCQENDVALVLFDYFGHGNSSGNFADYTISDWQKNCAKVISELTSGKQIVIGSSMGGWLMLLTALQFSEKIAALIGISSAPDFTEDLIFKQLSGKQKEELDSKGVIDFTSEHCTYKITKNLIEDGRKNLLLNKETIDINCPVRLLHSINDKDVPYQTSLNLAEKIKSTDVEVHLIKSAEHNMSDNHSLEVLFKTIREFCNRSLI from the coding sequence ATGGATTATTGTAAATTGTTTGATGGAAATAATGGTCACATAGCATATCGAAAGCTACAAGGAAAGAAAGCTTCTGTAGTTTTTTTCGGTGGATTTGCATCAAATATGAATGGAACTAAAGCAACTGCTATTTACAAATTTTGCCAAGAAAATGACGTAGCACTTGTGCTATTTGATTACTTTGGTCACGGTAACTCAAGTGGTAATTTTGCCGATTATACAATAAGTGATTGGCAAAAAAATTGTGCTAAAGTGATAAGTGAATTAACTAGTGGTAAACAAATAGTTATAGGTTCAAGTATGGGAGGATGGCTGATGCTGCTCACTGCCCTTCAGTTTTCAGAAAAAATTGCAGCATTAATCGGCATATCGTCTGCTCCCGATTTCACTGAAGATTTGATATTCAAGCAATTGTCAGGCAAGCAAAAAGAAGAACTAGATTCTAAAGGTGTAATAGATTTTACTTCAGAGCATTGTACATACAAAATAACTAAAAATTTGATCGAAGATGGCAGAAAGAACCTTCTTTTAAACAAAGAGACAATAGATATAAACTGTCCTGTGCGCTTATTGCATAGCATTAATGATAAAGATGTTCCTTATCAAACTTCATTGAATTTAGCTGAAAAAATCAAGTCAACTGATGTTGAAGTACACTTAATAAAATCAGCAGAGCATAACATGTCTGACAATCATTCACTGGAAGTTTTATTTAAGACCATTAGGGAATTTTGTAACCGTTCACTTATTTGA
- a CDS encoding c-type cytochrome encodes MELNKIAASILLSGLIIMIVSNVVDMLYSPEEYKIEHQTIVAAGSNESQQKIEQVALDIGALMQNASFEKGKSAAKKCIACHSFEKSGMNKVGPNLWNVIGNKKAHLGNSFNYSKAVLEKGGKWGYEELFAFLKNPKAYIKGTRMAFAGISNPQEIADLVSYLRSMSDSPVALPK; translated from the coding sequence ATGGAGCTTAATAAGATTGCAGCATCGATTTTACTTTCTGGGCTAATCATTATGATAGTCAGCAACGTAGTTGATATGCTGTATAGTCCAGAGGAATATAAGATTGAACACCAAACGATAGTAGCTGCTGGCAGCAATGAATCTCAGCAAAAAATCGAGCAAGTGGCGCTTGATATTGGAGCGCTCATGCAGAATGCTAGCTTTGAGAAAGGTAAATCAGCAGCGAAAAAATGTATAGCTTGCCATAGTTTTGAGAAAAGTGGAATGAATAAAGTAGGACCAAATTTATGGAACGTAATTGGAAACAAAAAGGCCCATCTTGGCAACTCATTCAATTACTCAAAAGCAGTGCTTGAAAAAGGTGGAAAATGGGGGTATGAGGAGCTATTTGCCTTTTTAAAGAACCCAAAAGCCTATATAAAAGGTACACGTATGGCATTTGCAGGTATTTCCAATCCACAAGAAATTGCAGATCTAGTCAGCTATTTGCGTTCGATGAGCGATAGTCCGGTTGCTTTGCCAAAGTAG
- a CDS encoding Smr/MutS family protein, with product MSDDELDWQKNVKPIECRKVTLKVDHKVNIKSMVDKGTSDLQGNFLNTNNGNSSFCLDYNTKSKIDRGKYFISDKLDLHGYNIEDAYCKLIDFIIKNYRAGNRCLLVITGYGSATNKTDTIKSNLNKWLNDTKIQHMVLYYQQATKKHDGKGAFYVLLRRNKNLES from the coding sequence ATGTCGGACGATGAGTTGGATTGGCAAAAAAATGTTAAGCCAATAGAATGTAGAAAAGTTACTTTGAAAGTTGATCATAAAGTAAATATAAAGTCTATGGTTGATAAAGGTACCTCCGACTTACAAGGGAATTTTCTTAATACCAATAATGGTAATTCATCATTTTGTCTTGACTACAACACAAAATCAAAGATTGATAGGGGTAAATATTTTATAAGCGATAAGCTCGATTTGCATGGCTATAATATAGAAGATGCTTACTGTAAATTGATAGATTTTATTATCAAAAATTATCGAGCAGGAAATAGATGTTTATTGGTAATTACGGGATACGGCAGTGCAACAAATAAAACAGACACTATAAAGAGTAACTTAAATAAGTGGTTAAATGATACTAAAATCCAGCATATGGTTCTATACTACCAGCAAGCTACGAAAAAACATGATGGTAAAGGAGCTTTTTATGTTTTATTAAGAAGGAATAAAAACCTTGAGTCCTGA
- the rlmB gene encoding 23S rRNA (guanosine(2251)-2'-O)-methyltransferase RlmB, which yields MKSSKTNENFWLYGKHTCMSALKNKNRRCIELLATENFYREHEKEIRQCVDSKGIKVRLVENKILNDVLPKGANHQGIALNVAPILYNLSIEEIAESSNDSSTIVILDQVTDTHNIGSILRTSACFNVNALVLPHNHSPSENASIAKAASGALDIVPLIYVTNIVKTMQYLKEVGYWCYGFDCNAKENIDEIKSFEKKRVIIFGSEEKGMRRLVKENCDYLLKIPLSNVIDSLNVSNAAAIGLYSIYIKTNASA from the coding sequence ATGAAATCGTCAAAAACTAATGAGAATTTTTGGCTGTATGGAAAGCACACCTGCATGTCAGCACTGAAGAATAAAAATAGGCGGTGTATAGAACTGTTAGCAACAGAAAATTTCTATAGAGAACACGAAAAAGAAATTAGGCAATGTGTAGACAGTAAGGGCATTAAAGTTCGATTAGTAGAAAACAAAATACTTAATGACGTTTTACCCAAAGGTGCTAACCATCAAGGAATTGCTTTAAATGTTGCCCCTATTCTTTATAACTTAAGCATTGAAGAAATAGCTGAAAGCTCGAACGATAGCTCTACCATAGTCATTTTAGATCAAGTCACTGACACGCACAATATTGGGTCGATTTTAAGAACTTCAGCTTGTTTTAATGTCAACGCATTGGTTTTACCACATAACCATTCACCGAGTGAAAATGCATCTATTGCAAAAGCAGCAAGTGGGGCATTAGATATTGTCCCGCTAATATACGTTACAAATATAGTAAAAACTATGCAGTATTTAAAAGAGGTCGGCTACTGGTGTTACGGGTTTGATTGCAATGCTAAAGAAAATATAGATGAAATAAAGAGCTTTGAGAAAAAAAGAGTAATTATTTTTGGTTCCGAAGAGAAAGGAATGCGGAGGTTAGTTAAAGAAAATTGTGATTATCTTTTAAAAATCCCACTGTCAAACGTAATTGACAGCTTAAATGTTTCAAATGCAGCAGCAATAGGCCTATATTCTATTTATATTAAAACAAATGCCAGCGCATAG
- a CDS encoding Bax inhibitor-1/YccA family protein, with amino-acid sequence MSYMRNEQDIRSQGAYYSAGLRSYLTKVYNYMALALGVTGLVAFLTVFSGLFQVIHSNPVLSLVIIFSPAALVIYMRYRIQHLSAQSAVTIFFSFSVLMGLSLSYIFIVYTAENIARAFFITSIMFGSMALYGNTTKRDLTSMGSFLIMGVLGIIIASVVNLFLGSSPLYFAISFISVIVFTLMTAYDAQRIKDVYYKYNDGSEVATTKLAILGATDLYFNFINIFLNLLRLLNLFNNRD; translated from the coding sequence ATGTCTTACATGAGAAATGAACAGGATATTCGCTCTCAAGGCGCTTATTATAGTGCTGGGCTTAGAAGTTACCTAACTAAAGTATATAACTACATGGCTTTAGCTTTAGGCGTTACAGGGCTTGTTGCGTTTCTAACGGTATTTTCTGGTCTTTTTCAGGTAATTCATTCTAACCCTGTTCTGTCGCTTGTGATAATATTCTCTCCAGCTGCATTGGTGATCTATATGCGGTATAGAATTCAACACCTAAGTGCTCAGTCTGCCGTTACTATATTTTTCTCGTTCTCAGTGTTAATGGGGCTTTCCTTATCTTATATTTTTATAGTTTATACTGCAGAAAATATAGCAAGAGCATTTTTCATTACATCAATTATGTTTGGCTCTATGGCTTTATATGGTAATACCACAAAAAGAGATCTTACAAGTATGGGCTCTTTCTTGATTATGGGAGTCTTGGGGATAATTATAGCATCCGTAGTAAATTTATTCCTTGGAAGTAGTCCTCTCTACTTTGCAATATCGTTCATATCAGTAATAGTCTTTACCTTAATGACTGCGTATGATGCTCAAAGAATCAAGGACGTTTATTATAAATATAACGACGGATCAGAAGTCGCTACTACTAAATTGGCAATACTGGGTGCAACTGATCTTTATTTTAACTTTATTAACATATTTCTCAATCTACTCAGGTTACTTAACTTGTTCAATAATAGGGACTAG
- a CDS encoding cytochrome c oxidase assembly protein: MFSFLRKGSKNSIVFFLISLVVLMLCLTYASVPLYSIFCKATGYGGTTRKVTNATISATDQKIRVHFNADIMSDLPWEFKSETNYVDVNIGEQSLAFYYAKNLSDQSSFGMAVYNVTPFKAGKYFNKVACFCFEEQMLLPKQKAAMPVSFYIDPEIMLDSNTKDLSEITLSYTFFKLK, from the coding sequence ATGTTTTCCTTTTTAAGGAAAGGTAGTAAGAATTCTATAGTTTTCTTTTTAATATCTTTAGTCGTGTTGATGCTATGTCTTACATATGCATCGGTGCCACTATATAGCATTTTCTGTAAAGCTACCGGGTATGGTGGCACAACAAGAAAAGTAACTAATGCAACAATAAGTGCAACTGACCAAAAAATCAGGGTTCACTTCAATGCTGATATAATGTCCGATCTACCTTGGGAATTTAAATCAGAAACTAACTACGTTGATGTAAACATAGGAGAACAAAGTTTAGCGTTTTATTACGCAAAAAATCTATCTGATCAGTCTTCATTTGGTATGGCAGTATATAACGTTACGCCTTTCAAAGCAGGTAAGTATTTCAATAAAGTTGCATGCTTTTGTTTTGAAGAGCAAATGTTGCTACCAAAACAAAAAGCTGCTATGCCCGTATCTTTCTATATAGATCCTGAGATAATGCTTGATAGTAATACAAAAGATTTGAGCGAAATAACACTATCATACACGTTTTTTAAGCTTAAGTAA
- a CDS encoding IS5 family transposase — protein sequence MPQKMKVSNQNEYNKFLQERGNIFHYINEAIENWYENSPKMQGGNYIYSDKVVILVHIIVNLFRIGLRQTVGFIKGYMQQIGRDLAVISYSQASRRFKKLNIKINDCRIDKNNMEDIEIAIDSTGISIYNNTPGHSKENSANRKYRGYEQTRKLHVMLNINSKKAIAVKYSNGVYSDHYGACDLLKEVNFQHIIKALYADRAYDRHKFYKLCHEYDIKAKIPPINNAAEHPEIDYMSDRNAAIRLIKLYGEDGVKEWKKEVNYGKRSYIEGFFSRLKQIFGFSFRNKSEVNREKELLIKCYLLNQFTEIGMAKFEMAT from the coding sequence ATGCCACAGAAAATGAAAGTCAGTAACCAAAATGAATATAACAAATTTCTCCAGGAAAGAGGAAATATTTTTCATTATATCAATGAAGCCATAGAAAATTGGTATGAAAATAGTCCAAAAATGCAAGGCGGCAACTATATTTACAGTGATAAAGTTGTGATTTTGGTGCATATAATTGTCAATCTTTTTAGAATTGGTTTAAGACAAACGGTGGGGTTTATAAAAGGATATATGCAACAAATAGGAAGAGATTTAGCAGTTATCAGCTATTCACAAGCATCAAGAAGGTTTAAGAAACTTAATATTAAGATCAATGATTGCAGAATTGATAAAAATAATATGGAAGACATCGAAATTGCTATAGATAGTACAGGTATCAGCATTTACAACAATACCCCTGGTCACAGCAAGGAAAATAGCGCTAACAGAAAATATCGTGGCTATGAACAGACAAGAAAATTGCATGTAATGTTGAATATAAACAGCAAAAAAGCCATAGCTGTAAAATACAGTAACGGTGTCTACTCTGATCACTATGGAGCTTGCGATTTGCTTAAAGAAGTTAATTTTCAGCATATCATAAAAGCACTATATGCAGATAGGGCATATGATAGGCACAAGTTTTACAAATTGTGTCACGAATATGATATAAAGGCAAAAATTCCACCAATAAACAATGCGGCAGAACATCCAGAAATAGATTATATGTCTGACAGAAATGCTGCTATTAGGTTAATAAAGTTATACGGTGAAGATGGCGTGAAAGAATGGAAAAAAGAAGTAAATTATGGGAAAAGATCTTATATTGAAGGGTTTTTCTCAAGATTAAAGCAAATATTTGGATTCAGCTTTAGGAATAAATCCGAAGTAAATCGCGAAAAAGAATTGCTGATTAAGTGCTATTTGCTTAATCAATTTACTGAAATTGGTATGGCTAAATTTGAAATGGCTACATGA
- a CDS encoding GIY-YIG nuclease family protein, which yields MKSYYVYILASERNGTLYIGITSNLIKRIWEHKSKAISGFTSKYNVSNLVYFEEFQDINLAISKEKLLKSWQRKWKINLIEKTNQEWKDLYDEIVSGFQRHALE from the coding sequence ATGAAAAGTTATTATGTTTATATACTTGCAAGCGAACGAAATGGAACCCTGTATATAGGTATAACATCAAATTTAATTAAACGAATTTGGGAGCATAAAAGCAAAGCCATTTCCGGTTTCACGTCAAAGTACAATGTTAGTAATTTAGTCTACTTTGAGGAGTTTCAAGACATAAATTTAGCAATTAGTAAAGAAAAGCTTCTAAAAAGCTGGCAGAGAAAATGGAAAATAAACTTAATTGAAAAAACAAATCAAGAATGGAAAGATTTATATGATGAAATCGTATCTGGATTCCAGCGTCACGCGCTGGAATGA
- a CDS encoding quinone oxidoreductase family protein: MVRAIQIKKTGGPEVLEFVDKNIGEPKGEEVLVRHTTIGLNRYDLEHRKGTRKIKNLPSVLGVEAVGVIEKLGKKISDGLKVGDRVGYCTAPPGAYCEKRVIHQKYLIKIPDDISDEVAAAVLFKGMTAHYLVNQSYKIRPGAFVLVHGANGGLGQIICQWAKDKKGVVIGSVSSDEKMKTALQSGCTYAINYNDKDFVSKIMEITQNRGVGAVYDPIGYATSKLSFESLGRFGIYVSYGQISGNAPISFSLLSSRSLFATGTSIYHYKHDRFTLVLTTMEIFEMIRKKLLTVRINKKYKFDEIIQAHRDMENRKASGLNIIKIS, translated from the coding sequence ATGGTTAGAGCTATACAAATTAAAAAAACTGGGGGACCAGAAGTATTAGAATTTGTAGATAAGAATATAGGTGAGCCAAAAGGCGAGGAAGTTTTAGTACGTCACACAACTATTGGCTTAAATCGTTATGATTTAGAGCACAGAAAAGGTACGCGCAAAATTAAAAATTTACCATCAGTGCTTGGGGTAGAAGCAGTGGGAGTTATTGAAAAGCTTGGTAAAAAAATCAGTGATGGATTGAAGGTTGGAGATAGAGTTGGATATTGCACAGCTCCTCCAGGGGCATATTGTGAAAAGCGCGTTATACACCAGAAATATCTGATAAAAATTCCAGATGACATATCTGATGAAGTTGCTGCTGCAGTGCTGTTTAAAGGTATGACAGCTCACTATTTAGTTAATCAATCTTATAAAATTAGGCCTGGTGCTTTCGTGCTAGTTCATGGGGCTAATGGTGGTTTAGGACAAATAATATGCCAATGGGCAAAGGATAAAAAAGGTGTAGTGATAGGCTCTGTAAGCTCTGATGAAAAAATGAAGACAGCTTTACAAAGTGGCTGCACATACGCAATAAACTACAATGATAAAGACTTCGTTTCTAAAATTATGGAGATTACGCAAAACAGAGGAGTAGGTGCAGTGTATGACCCCATAGGTTACGCTACAAGCAAGCTCTCTTTTGAATCTTTAGGCAGGTTCGGCATATACGTTTCCTATGGGCAGATATCAGGTAACGCTCCTATTAGTTTTTCTTTACTTAGTTCACGTTCGTTATTTGCAACTGGAACCTCAATATACCATTATAAGCATGATAGATTCACATTAGTGCTTACCACAATGGAAATCTTCGAGATGATAAGAAAAAAACTTTTAACTGTACGGATCAATAAAAAATATAAATTTGATGAAATAATTCAAGCCCATCGCGATATGGAAAATAGAAAAGCGAGTGGATTAAATATTATCAAAATTTCTTAA